A stretch of DNA from Nitrospirota bacterium:
GCGGGAGCCCCGCGCAGCAGCCCCTCGGTGCTCAGGTCTTCGTCTATGTCGGGCCAGTGGATGCCATAACCGCCGCCGGCAATCCGCCAGTTGTTCCGCTGCTTGGGCGTGGCGTTCAGGAGCCTCGGATACCAGGCCAGAGGCACTGTTATGGTGCGCCCGTCCATAAGGTCAACCCTCAACGACTCTTCCGTGATTTGTACATCCTTGACCCTCTCGTCAGCCCCCAGTGCCAAAATACCCATGCCAGGCCTCCATCAATTTCGATTTCTGCTCCGCGACCAGCGATTGTACCTTTCTGAGCTCCTTCGGACTGAAGCCAAAATTTCTTGCCAGGCCGACAGGCTCAAGCCAGAACTTCGCCGACAAATTCTCCCGGTCAACGTGAATATGCGGCGGCTCGTTGATCTCATGGCTGTAAAAGTAAAATCTGTATTCCCCGTGCCTCAATGCCGTGGGCATTAAATAATTATAATCCTCCGGCGTCAGGATTAACAGTTGACATCATCACAATAATACCAAAAGTAGAGAATCGCGGAAGGAAGCTGAGAACGAAGCATCTCAACTACCAGGCATGGCATTTCAAGCAGAGAGAGCTGTTATCCCCCATATGAGAGAGGTGACAAGGGCCTTTAATGACACAACGGAATACTGAGGAT
This window harbors:
- a CDS encoding DUF2442 domain-containing protein, encoding MGILALGADERVKDVQITEESLRVDLMDGRTITVPLAWYPRLLNATPKQRNNWRIAGGGYGIHWPDIDEDLSTEGLLRGAPA
- a CDS encoding DUF4160 domain-containing protein, with amino-acid sequence MPTALRHGEYRFYFYSHEINEPPHIHVDRENLSAKFWLEPVGLARNFGFSPKELRKVQSLVAEQKSKLMEAWHGYFGTGG